One genomic segment of Planctomycetia bacterium includes these proteins:
- a CDS encoding universal stress protein yields MVPARNILVPTNYSESAGAALEYAKQVAAESGATLHILHAVEDFTSDSPMLTAVDLDGIREQVEGASLDRLKGLLSAEDRNRLHVEYQVVRESAYEAIMEYARSRKIDLIVLGNSSRSAFAQFIMGSIAESIVRNAPCPVLTVKVDDLIAA; encoded by the coding sequence ATGGTTCCAGCACGAAACATCCTGGTTCCGACGAACTATTCCGAATCGGCCGGCGCTGCTTTGGAATATGCCAAGCAGGTCGCGGCGGAATCCGGTGCCACGCTCCACATCTTGCACGCCGTGGAAGACTTCACGAGCGACTCGCCGATGCTCACCGCAGTCGATCTCGACGGCATTCGCGAGCAAGTCGAAGGGGCATCGCTGGATCGCTTGAAGGGGCTGTTAAGCGCCGAAGATCGGAACCGATTGCATGTCGAATATCAAGTCGTGCGCGAAAGCGCCTACGAAGCGATCATGGAATATGCGCGCAGCCGCAAGATTGATTTGATCGTGCTCGGAAATTCGAGCCGGAGCGCTTTCGCGCAGTTCATCATGGGGAGCATCGCCGAGTCGATCGTGCGGAACGCTCCCTGCCCGGTGCTGACCGTGAAGGTCGACGATCTCATCGCGGCATAA
- a CDS encoding GDP-mannose 4,6-dehydratase, whose amino-acid sequence MKTVVVLGSNSFSGQDFVDLLLDDPEYDVIGVSRRPEPAAWKLKYRSHAAVARFRFFALDMNRDMPELLTLLDRERPRYIVNFAAQSEVAPSWERPEHWFQTNTVALAELVNHLRRQTYLDKYVHISSPEVYGTCRGNVTEQAPLNPSTPYAASKAAADMLLAVYRKQYGFPVTTVRATNVYGARQQLFKIVLRSIISMKLDKKISLHGGGRAVKSYIHVRDVSRGELAIMQHGELGEIYHLSPDEGIAVCDLVRELVFLLDKNFAEVTQAVDERPGQDAAYVIDSSLARSRFAWRPRIELRQGLEEAITWVDRYWNEIQTAPLDYEHLA is encoded by the coding sequence ATGAAAACAGTCGTCGTTCTCGGGTCGAATTCATTCTCCGGCCAAGACTTTGTCGATCTCCTGCTGGATGATCCGGAATACGACGTCATCGGGGTGAGTCGCAGGCCGGAGCCGGCGGCGTGGAAGCTCAAGTATCGTTCGCACGCCGCGGTCGCACGATTTCGCTTCTTCGCGCTCGACATGAATCGCGACATGCCGGAATTGCTGACGCTGCTCGACCGAGAACGGCCCCGCTACATCGTCAACTTCGCGGCCCAAAGCGAAGTCGCGCCGAGTTGGGAACGGCCGGAGCATTGGTTTCAGACGAACACCGTCGCGCTCGCCGAACTCGTCAACCATCTTCGCCGGCAAACGTATCTCGACAAATACGTTCATATTTCGTCGCCCGAGGTGTACGGCACTTGCCGCGGCAACGTCACGGAACAAGCGCCGCTGAACCCGAGCACTCCGTACGCGGCGTCGAAAGCCGCGGCCGATATGCTGCTCGCCGTTTATCGCAAGCAATACGGATTCCCGGTGACGACGGTGCGTGCGACGAACGTTTACGGCGCGCGGCAGCAGTTGTTCAAGATCGTTCTCCGCTCGATCATCTCGATGAAGCTCGACAAGAAGATTTCGCTTCATGGGGGAGGGCGGGCCGTGAAGTCGTATATCCACGTGCGCGACGTTTCGCGCGGCGAGCTTGCGATCATGCAGCACGGCGAGCTCGGCGAGATCTATCATCTCTCGCCCGACGAAGGAATCGCCGTCTGCGACCTCGTGCGAGAGCTAGTCTTCCTGCTCGATAAGAACTTCGCCGAGGTGACGCAAGCCGTCGACGAGCGGCCGGGCCAGGATGCCGCTTATGTGATCGATTCGTCGCTCGCGCGATCGCGCTTCGCTTGGCGACCGCGCATCGAACTACGCCAAGGCCTGGAAGAGGCGATCACCTGGGTCGACCGATATTGGAACGAAATCCAAACGGCTCCGCTCGACTACGAGCATCTCGCATAG
- a CDS encoding phosphotransferase, translated as MLIGIDFDNTLVCYDRLFHALALERAWIPADLPAAKTSVRDYLRSVGREDDWTELQGLAYGPEIQRAELFPGVLDFFREAHRRGIATIVVSHKTRHALRGPKHNLHASALEFLKRQGFFDTAIGLTEAHVFLEPTKVDKLARIATVGCTHFIDDLPEFLAEPDFPANVRKILFDPQRAFSAVPHRTTIHSWRDAVGLLIDEYAPSLELAPEPLPDAVARLLLGAEIPNAGYSLTRIAGGRNNRAYLLTTSDGRRCLVKWYFRHREDARDRLGAEYRFVGYCRRFGIDKAPKPLAHDDDARLGLYEFIDGKKLTPAEIAERHVSQAIEFVVQLQAHRNTPEARALPTASEACFSVEEHRLCIDNRVRALQRVAPEHDALQKFVLDRLLPAWEQIDRGICETVRQRPEIHSAPLTDADHCLSPSDFGFHNALQTADGSLRFFDFEYAGWDDPAKLLCDFFCQVEVPVPLRFATSFAARLAAQQLDPEAFLARAELLFPAYRIKWCCIVLNEFLSSGSARRSFTSGIPVADDRLGTQLTLATQMLDRLATDHDPHVFRSSSIGSTS; from the coding sequence ATGCTGATCGGAATCGATTTTGACAACACGCTCGTCTGCTACGATCGCCTGTTCCATGCGCTCGCGCTGGAGCGCGCGTGGATCCCGGCCGACTTGCCGGCAGCGAAGACGAGCGTACGCGATTACCTTCGCTCCGTCGGGCGCGAAGACGACTGGACCGAACTGCAAGGGCTCGCGTATGGGCCCGAGATTCAGCGGGCCGAATTGTTTCCTGGCGTTCTCGATTTCTTCCGTGAAGCCCATCGTCGCGGCATCGCAACGATCGTCGTCAGCCACAAGACTCGACACGCACTTCGTGGGCCGAAACACAATCTGCATGCGAGCGCATTAGAGTTCTTAAAGCGCCAAGGCTTCTTCGACACCGCGATCGGCCTCACCGAGGCGCACGTATTTCTCGAGCCGACCAAAGTCGACAAGCTCGCGAGAATTGCGACGGTAGGCTGCACGCACTTCATCGACGACCTGCCGGAGTTTCTCGCTGAGCCCGACTTTCCGGCAAACGTGCGAAAGATTTTGTTCGATCCGCAACGAGCATTTTCAGCCGTTCCGCATCGTACGACGATTCACTCATGGCGCGATGCAGTCGGGCTTTTGATCGACGAATATGCCCCATCGCTTGAACTGGCACCCGAGCCCTTGCCCGATGCCGTGGCAAGGCTATTGCTAGGGGCCGAAATACCGAACGCCGGCTATTCGCTCACCCGTATCGCCGGCGGGCGCAACAATCGAGCCTATCTGCTGACAACCTCCGACGGACGGCGCTGCTTGGTTAAATGGTACTTTCGCCACCGCGAAGACGCGCGCGACCGGCTCGGAGCGGAATATCGATTCGTCGGGTATTGTCGACGCTTCGGAATCGACAAAGCCCCGAAGCCGCTTGCGCACGACGACGACGCACGGCTCGGGCTCTATGAATTCATCGACGGCAAGAAACTCACGCCGGCCGAAATCGCCGAGCGCCACGTATCGCAAGCGATCGAGTTCGTCGTTCAGCTTCAAGCCCACCGCAACACTCCGGAAGCACGCGCTCTGCCCACGGCTTCCGAGGCCTGCTTCAGCGTCGAAGAGCATCGCCTTTGCATCGACAATCGCGTTCGTGCCTTGCAGCGCGTGGCACCGGAGCACGACGCATTGCAAAAGTTCGTGCTCGATCGGCTTCTCCCGGCGTGGGAACAAATCGATCGAGGCATCTGCGAGACCGTTCGACAACGGCCTGAGATCCATTCCGCGCCGCTTACCGACGCCGACCACTGTTTATCGCCGTCCGACTTCGGGTTTCACAACGCGCTACAAACGGCTGACGGCTCGCTCCGATTCTTCGATTTCGAATACGCCGGTTGGGACGACCCGGCGAAGTTGCTGTGCGATTTCTTTTGCCAAGTCGAAGTGCCCGTGCCGCTCCGCTTTGCAACCTCGTTCGCCGCGCGATTGGCCGCACAGCAGCTCGACCCGGAAGCGTTTCTCGCGCGGGCCGAATTGCTGTTTCCGGCGTATCGGATCAAATGGTGCTGTATCGTGCTAAACGAGTTCTTGTCGTCGGGCTCAGCGCGACGCTCGTTCACCTCAGGCATACCGGTCGCCGACGACCGGCTCGGCACGCAACTCACACTCGCCACGCAGATGCTCGACCGGCTCGCTACGGATCACGATCCACACGTTTTTCGCTCGTCTTCCATCGGCAGCACGTCATGA
- a CDS encoding class I SAM-dependent methyltransferase has product MPHLDFVTSLHKRTTRDYLGRVLEADKAECAEVALRWDRDYWDGERKHGYGGMRYDGRWRPVAEEMIAHYGLKPDASILDIGCGKGFLLHEFRQLLPDCNVAGLDISQYAIEHAMPDLHGKLTLGHAARLPYAARSFDLVVSINTLHNLYNFELHAALEEIERVSRGGRYIVVESYRNEREKVNLLYWQLTCRSFYTVPEWEWLFRRAGYAGDYSFIYFE; this is encoded by the coding sequence ATGCCGCATCTCGATTTCGTCACGTCGCTGCACAAGCGAACGACCCGCGATTATCTCGGACGCGTTCTCGAAGCGGATAAGGCCGAGTGTGCCGAAGTCGCGTTGCGTTGGGATCGCGACTATTGGGACGGCGAGCGCAAGCATGGCTACGGCGGCATGCGTTACGACGGTCGCTGGCGGCCGGTCGCCGAAGAGATGATCGCGCATTACGGCTTGAAGCCCGACGCGAGCATTCTCGATATCGGTTGCGGCAAAGGTTTCCTGTTGCATGAGTTTCGGCAGTTACTGCCTGACTGCAACGTGGCAGGCCTGGATATTTCGCAGTACGCGATCGAGCACGCAATGCCCGACTTGCACGGCAAACTGACCCTCGGGCATGCCGCTCGGCTCCCTTATGCCGCGCGCTCGTTCGATCTCGTGGTCTCGATCAACACGCTGCACAATCTTTACAACTTCGAGCTTCATGCGGCGCTAGAAGAGATCGAAAGAGTCTCGCGCGGCGGTCGGTATATCGTCGTCGAGTCGTATCGCAACGAGCGCGAAAAGGTGAACTTGCTGTACTGGCAGTTGACGTGTCGCTCGTTCTACACCGTGCCGGAGTGGGAATGGCTCTTCCGCCGCGCCGGATATGCCGGGGATTACTCGTTTATCTACTTCGAGTGA
- a CDS encoding transketolase: protein MRNAFADELLTLAERDDRIVFLSGDIGNRLFDKFKARFPERFFNCGVAEQNMIGMGAGMALSGLRPICYTIASFATVRCLEQIRVDVCYHDLPVTIVGVGAGLGYAELGATHHACEDIAMLRSLPNMAVVCPGDPLEVRGALAAAVRRSGPVYLRLGKKGEPIVHATRPDLEIGKAIPVRTGRHVALLVTGTLLPTVVEVGKRLAEQNIEASIFSFHTVKPLDEELLASLFAEFPLVATIEEHSLVGGFGGAVAEWIADRPPRRARLLRFGTRDEFLHVAADEEYARRHFGLDAESIAARVVAELKASS from the coding sequence GTGAGAAACGCCTTTGCCGACGAACTGTTGACACTCGCCGAACGAGACGATCGGATCGTCTTCCTTTCGGGCGACATCGGCAACCGACTGTTCGACAAATTCAAAGCCCGATTTCCGGAGCGGTTCTTCAACTGCGGAGTCGCGGAGCAAAACATGATCGGCATGGGAGCCGGCATGGCGCTCTCCGGCTTGCGCCCGATCTGTTACACGATCGCATCTTTCGCCACAGTCCGTTGTTTGGAGCAAATTCGAGTCGACGTTTGCTACCACGACCTCCCGGTCACGATCGTCGGCGTCGGTGCCGGGCTCGGCTATGCAGAGCTCGGGGCTACGCATCACGCTTGCGAAGACATCGCCATGCTCCGTTCGCTGCCGAACATGGCCGTGGTTTGTCCAGGCGATCCGCTGGAAGTGCGCGGCGCGTTGGCGGCAGCCGTGCGTCGATCGGGCCCCGTTTATCTGCGATTGGGCAAGAAGGGGGAGCCGATCGTGCATGCGACGCGGCCGGATTTGGAAATCGGAAAAGCGATCCCGGTGCGGACCGGCCGGCACGTTGCGCTGCTCGTCACCGGAACGCTGCTGCCGACCGTCGTCGAAGTCGGCAAGCGATTGGCCGAGCAAAACATCGAGGCCTCGATCTTTAGCTTTCACACTGTCAAGCCGCTCGACGAAGAACTGCTCGCGTCCCTCTTCGCCGAGTTCCCTCTCGTAGCGACGATCGAAGAACACAGCCTCGTCGGAGGTTTCGGCGGCGCCGTTGCGGAATGGATTGCGGATCGACCGCCGCGACGAGCGCGTCTTCTCCGCTTCGGCACACGCGACGAATTCCTGCATGTCGCGGCCGACGAAGAATACGCTCGCCGCCATTTCGGGCTCGATGCCGAAAGCATCGCGGCGCGCGTCGTGGCGGAACTCAAAGCATCTTCGTAG
- a CDS encoding SDR family oxidoreductase: MNRSPLIRTVYVTGGGGYVGAVLIPKLLAAGYHVRCLDLFLYGEDVFPTVARQASLELIRGDLRDQALLRRTLAGSDAVIHLACISNDPSFELDPALGKSINYDSFRPLVELSRAAGVRRFIYASSSSVYGVKQEANVTEELALEPLTDYSRFKAACEAILAEYQAPDFTTVTLRPATVCGYSPRLRLDLSVNILTNHAYSNGRIRVFGGNQYRPNIHIDDVTDLYVRLLTLDAELVAGRTWNAGYENQTINDIAAHVREVVVREPGHELVAIAHEPTDDQRSYRISSEKIRRDIGFVPKHSIAEAAADLVAAFRAGKVPNPMHDPKYYNIKTMQALSLR; the protein is encoded by the coding sequence ATGAACCGCTCTCCCCTTATTCGCACCGTTTACGTTACCGGCGGAGGGGGGTATGTCGGCGCGGTTCTGATTCCGAAGCTGCTCGCGGCGGGCTACCACGTGCGCTGCCTCGATCTATTCTTATACGGTGAAGACGTCTTCCCGACGGTCGCGCGCCAGGCATCGCTCGAACTCATCCGCGGCGACCTGCGCGATCAAGCCTTGCTCCGTCGCACGCTCGCCGGCTCCGACGCGGTCATCCATCTAGCGTGCATCTCAAACGATCCGAGCTTCGAGCTCGACCCGGCCCTCGGCAAGAGCATCAACTACGATAGTTTTCGGCCGCTGGTCGAGCTGTCGCGCGCGGCCGGTGTGCGGCGTTTCATCTACGCGTCGAGTTCGAGCGTCTACGGAGTTAAGCAAGAAGCGAACGTCACGGAAGAGCTCGCGCTCGAACCGCTGACCGACTACTCGCGCTTCAAGGCAGCTTGCGAAGCGATTCTCGCGGAGTATCAAGCGCCCGACTTTACGACCGTCACGCTCCGGCCCGCGACCGTGTGCGGCTACTCTCCGCGACTTCGGCTCGATCTCAGCGTTAACATTCTCACCAACCACGCCTACTCCAACGGCCGCATTCGGGTCTTCGGCGGCAATCAATATCGCCCGAACATCCATATCGACGACGTTACCGATCTCTACGTTCGCCTGCTCACGCTCGATGCCGAGTTGGTGGCCGGCCGAACGTGGAACGCCGGCTACGAAAACCAAACGATCAACGATATCGCGGCGCATGTGCGCGAGGTCGTCGTGCGCGAGCCGGGGCATGAGCTAGTCGCGATCGCACACGAACCGACCGACGATCAGCGGAGCTACCGCATCTCGTCCGAAAAGATTCGTCGCGACATCGGGTTCGTGCCGAAGCATTCGATCGCCGAGGCCGCCGCCGACTTAGTCGCCGCGTTTCGTGCCGGTAAGGTTCCGAATCCGATGCACGACCCGAAGTATTACAACATCAAAACGATGCAGGCGCTGAGTCTGCGATGA
- a CDS encoding transketolase, which translates to MPDPGERLREIAAAARKVRGQVVQMSHRSGAAHLGSSLSCVDLLLAAYAWGVRVDPRRPDAPERDRLILSKGHAASALYAVAAEVGFFDEELLQTFGTPGGRLPEQPAPRCLPGIEAATGSLGHGLSLGVGMALASRIQQLGFRVVVIMSDGECNEGSVWEAAMFAAGQGIDNLTVLVDYNKWQATGRSNEVMALAPLAKKFEAFGWSATEVDGHDFAALRTQLTAHPQTLGKPTALVCHTIKGKGVSFMEDDNNWHYRVPTAGETERAWQELGLDLRELTSDSRLPEVRPS; encoded by the coding sequence ATGCCCGACCCAGGCGAACGGTTGCGCGAGATTGCTGCTGCGGCCCGAAAGGTCCGGGGCCAAGTCGTGCAAATGTCGCATCGCAGCGGCGCGGCGCATCTCGGCTCGTCGTTGTCGTGCGTCGATCTGTTGCTCGCCGCGTATGCGTGGGGAGTGCGAGTCGATCCTCGTCGGCCGGATGCTCCGGAGCGCGATCGGCTGATTCTCAGCAAAGGGCACGCAGCCTCGGCGCTCTACGCGGTCGCGGCGGAAGTCGGCTTCTTCGACGAAGAACTGTTGCAGACGTTCGGCACTCCTGGCGGTCGGCTTCCCGAACAGCCTGCGCCGCGCTGCTTGCCCGGCATCGAAGCGGCGACCGGATCGCTCGGCCACGGGCTTTCGCTCGGCGTCGGCATGGCGCTCGCGTCTCGGATTCAACAGCTCGGCTTTCGAGTCGTGGTCATTATGAGTGACGGAGAATGCAACGAGGGTTCGGTGTGGGAAGCGGCGATGTTCGCGGCCGGGCAAGGCATAGACAACCTCACCGTGCTCGTCGACTACAACAAATGGCAAGCGACCGGCCGCTCGAACGAAGTGATGGCGCTCGCTCCCTTGGCGAAGAAGTTCGAAGCGTTCGGCTGGTCGGCGACGGAAGTCGACGGCCACGACTTCGCAGCCCTGCGCACGCAGCTCACGGCACATCCTCAAACGCTCGGCAAACCGACGGCGCTAGTTTGCCATACGATCAAGGGCAAGGGAGTGTCGTTCATGGAAGACGACAACAACTGGCATTATCGCGTGCCGACCGCCGGCGAAACCGAACGGGCATGGCAAGAGCTTGGGCTTGATCTTCGCGAATTGACATCGGACAGCCGCTTGCCCGAGGTGCGTCCCTCGTGA
- a CDS encoding DUF885 domain-containing protein — protein MLGDHRFDALLDDLSPQARAGWTAQARRGLDALAKEVSYEGLSPDGKVSYGIFRDDLIRTIWLAENTRPFEEDPRTYGAYISDGVYSLLTQSTLPKETNISNAIARMKQIPRIVATAKETLTVPPRSVLETAVLQNRGAIRFYEKEIFDLVGDTPQLAALKETAGTVVEALRRHQQFLEVDLRPKANGEWRLGKEKFSRKIELVLDAGMSSDEVLADAEVELARVQREMYVIARQLWSSRFAQTPMPPDDAAGRSHAIAAVIRAVGQDHGPPEMLIADARATAGRIKEFIREHDILRLPEPDRCLILEMPEFRRGNAAAYLEPALPLDPQGSSTYAVSPPPADWSAARIRSFLEEYNRRMLQVLTIHEAYPGHYVQLEYSNRSKSLIRRTLQSGVFMEGWAVYTEQMMLDQGYGDGDLALRLNQLKFYLRAVANAVLDYKMHCTTLTDEDALRFLMDDAYQSEGEARLKIIRAKQSSVQLSTYFVGRTALYRLRQQIQRELGEKFELGRYHEAVLDHGSVPVKYLPDLVRARLARPR, from the coding sequence TTGCTGGGCGACCATCGATTCGATGCCTTGCTCGACGATCTTTCGCCGCAGGCGCGCGCAGGCTGGACCGCTCAGGCCCGACGAGGATTGGATGCGTTGGCGAAAGAGGTTTCCTACGAAGGTTTGTCGCCCGACGGCAAGGTGAGCTACGGCATCTTTCGCGACGACCTCATCCGCACGATATGGCTGGCCGAGAACACCCGCCCATTCGAGGAAGATCCGCGCACGTATGGGGCGTATATCAGCGACGGCGTCTATTCGTTGCTGACGCAATCGACGTTGCCCAAGGAAACGAACATCTCGAACGCGATCGCGCGCATGAAGCAGATCCCGCGCATCGTCGCCACGGCGAAGGAAACGCTTACCGTTCCGCCCCGCTCGGTGTTGGAGACCGCCGTGCTGCAAAATCGGGGAGCGATTCGCTTCTATGAGAAAGAGATCTTCGACCTCGTCGGCGACACGCCGCAACTGGCCGCTTTGAAGGAAACGGCCGGTACGGTGGTCGAAGCGCTTCGCCGGCATCAGCAGTTCTTGGAAGTCGATTTACGTCCTAAAGCGAATGGAGAATGGCGGCTCGGCAAAGAAAAGTTCTCGCGCAAGATCGAGTTGGTGCTCGACGCCGGAATGTCGTCGGACGAGGTTCTCGCCGACGCCGAGGTGGAGCTTGCGCGCGTGCAGCGCGAGATGTACGTCATCGCACGGCAACTGTGGAGTAGTCGTTTTGCGCAGACGCCGATGCCGCCCGATGATGCCGCGGGCCGTTCCCATGCCATCGCCGCAGTCATTCGCGCGGTCGGTCAGGATCATGGTCCGCCTGAAATGCTGATCGCCGATGCTCGGGCTACCGCCGGTCGCATCAAAGAGTTTATTCGCGAACACGATATTCTTCGTCTTCCCGAGCCCGATCGTTGTCTCATTTTGGAAATGCCCGAATTCCGGCGCGGCAACGCGGCGGCCTATCTAGAGCCGGCGCTCCCGCTCGATCCGCAGGGTTCGAGCACCTATGCGGTGAGCCCACCGCCGGCCGATTGGAGCGCCGCGCGCATTCGGAGCTTTCTCGAAGAATACAATCGCCGGATGCTGCAGGTGTTGACGATTCACGAAGCCTATCCCGGCCACTACGTGCAACTCGAGTATTCCAATCGGAGCAAGTCGTTGATTCGTCGCACGCTGCAGTCGGGCGTGTTTATGGAGGGGTGGGCGGTCTACACCGAGCAAATGATGCTCGACCAAGGTTACGGCGACGGAGATCTAGCGCTCCGATTGAATCAACTGAAGTTTTATCTCCGAGCCGTGGCGAATGCCGTGCTCGACTACAAGATGCATTGCACCACACTGACCGACGAAGATGCGTTGCGATTCTTGATGGACGACGCTTATCAATCCGAAGGAGAAGCGCGGTTGAAGATCATTCGAGCCAAACAAAGCTCGGTTCAATTGAGCACCTATTTCGTCGGCCGCACCGCGCTGTATCGCTTGCGTCAGCAGATTCAACGTGAACTAGGCGAGAAATTCGAGCTCGGTCGTTATCACGAAGCGGTCTTGGATCACGGCTCGGTCCCCGTGAAATACTTGCCCGACTTAGTTCGAGCACGATTGGCTCGGCCGAGATAG
- a CDS encoding DUF1501 domain-containing protein, translating to MQIGVCGAFGLSLGDFLRRRADAAAAGKPEPKAQSVIQLHLPGGVAQQESWDPKPEAPIEYRGAFNVAKTNTGELFSDNFTRTALVADKLTVVRSVVGKIPDHGQATYHLFTGYTPTTVIDYPQMGAVVSERFGPRKDIPPYAVIPQLPGFAGGTGYLGSKYGAFQLYADPGARGDFKIRDFSIPAELSMDRFERRKASRELVENHLRKMESDPDKLNTMDEFYRRAYSLLSSPQSQKAFSLADEPQSMRDLYGHDYVNKRREPAGIGPRLLLARRLVEAGVRFVTVTYGAWDSHVGIKEDCQEKMPALDHALSGLLTDLDRRGLLDSTLVMVTTEFGRTPLVNQSNGRDHWARVYSMLLAGGGITRGQVYGASDATASEPARDAVPLEDYLYTVYNQLGINADDELLAFGTRPIEIVKDGKLVKGIVA from the coding sequence ATGCAGATCGGCGTTTGCGGTGCGTTCGGTCTTTCGCTCGGCGACTTTCTTCGCCGCCGTGCAGATGCCGCGGCCGCAGGCAAACCGGAGCCGAAGGCGCAGAGCGTCATCCAATTGCATCTCCCCGGCGGCGTGGCTCAGCAAGAGTCGTGGGACCCGAAGCCCGAGGCTCCGATCGAATATCGGGGCGCGTTCAACGTCGCGAAGACGAACACCGGCGAGCTCTTCAGCGACAATTTCACCCGCACGGCTCTCGTTGCCGACAAACTGACGGTGGTCCGTTCGGTCGTCGGCAAGATTCCGGACCACGGCCAAGCGACCTACCATCTCTTCACCGGCTACACACCGACCACGGTCATCGACTACCCGCAGATGGGTGCCGTCGTCTCCGAGCGGTTCGGCCCGCGCAAAGACATTCCGCCGTATGCCGTCATTCCGCAACTGCCGGGCTTCGCCGGCGGCACGGGCTATCTCGGTAGTAAGTACGGTGCGTTTCAGCTCTATGCCGATCCCGGCGCGCGGGGCGATTTCAAGATTCGCGACTTCTCGATTCCCGCCGAACTTTCGATGGACCGCTTCGAGCGCCGCAAAGCGAGCCGGGAACTCGTCGAGAACCATTTGCGCAAAATGGAATCGGATCCCGACAAGCTCAACACGATGGACGAATTCTATCGGCGGGCCTATTCCCTCTTGAGCTCGCCGCAATCGCAGAAGGCCTTCTCGCTGGCCGACGAGCCGCAAAGCATGCGCGATCTCTACGGCCACGACTACGTGAACAAGCGTCGCGAGCCGGCCGGCATCGGCCCGCGCCTGCTGCTCGCTCGGCGACTCGTCGAGGCCGGCGTCCGTTTTGTCACCGTGACGTACGGCGCCTGGGACTCGCACGTCGGCATCAAGGAAGACTGCCAAGAGAAGATGCCGGCGCTCGACCATGCCCTTTCCGGCCTACTCACCGATCTCGACCGGCGTGGTCTACTCGACTCGACGTTGGTGATGGTCACTACGGAGTTCGGACGCACGCCGCTCGTCAACCAATCGAACGGTCGCGACCATTGGGCGCGCGTCTATTCGATGTTGCTCGCCGGCGGCGGCATCACGCGCGGCCAAGTCTACGGCGCCTCCGACGCCACGGCCTCGGAGCCGGCTCGCGACGCCGTGCCGCTCGAAGACTATCTCTACACGGTCTACAACCAACTCGGCATCAACGCCGACGACGAGTTGCTCGCCTTCGGCACGCGGCCGATCGAGATCGTGAAAGACGGCAAGCTCGTGAAGGGAATCGTCGCCTAA
- a CDS encoding zinc-binding dehydrogenase — translation MKTLAAVLVELGRPLELADLEVPLLAPGQVLVQVAFSGVCATQLGEARGLRGPNAYLPHCLGHEAGGTVVEVGPAVTKVRVGNRVILSWMKGSGIDVPGTTYRWGDRTVNAGGVTTFATYTVVAENRLTPIDAAFPLREAALLGCAAPTGLGAVFNTAAAERGASVVVFGTGGIGLCAVAAARIAGLGPIVAVDPSADRLQAAERMGATQRINPRELGDDVDIAAALKKIAPQGFDYAIEASGVPDVMSQALAAVRNRGGTAVLVGNAPHGRKLEIDPKQFNLGKRLLGTWGGDNVPDRDFPRYCEMVGDGRLSLAPLMEHEYALTDVNRALEDLERGTVVRPLLNMAVA, via the coding sequence ATGAAAACGCTTGCCGCCGTGTTGGTCGAACTCGGCCGACCGCTGGAACTCGCCGATCTTGAAGTTCCTTTGCTCGCGCCGGGGCAAGTGCTGGTGCAAGTCGCATTCAGCGGCGTCTGCGCCACGCAACTCGGTGAAGCGCGCGGCCTGCGCGGACCGAACGCCTATCTTCCCCATTGCCTCGGCCATGAGGCCGGCGGAACCGTCGTTGAAGTGGGCCCCGCCGTGACGAAAGTCCGTGTCGGTAATCGCGTCATCCTCTCTTGGATGAAGGGCTCCGGCATCGATGTGCCCGGCACCACTTATCGCTGGGGCGACCGAACCGTCAACGCCGGCGGAGTGACGACCTTTGCCACCTACACCGTCGTCGCGGAGAATCGATTGACTCCTATCGATGCTGCGTTTCCGCTACGCGAAGCGGCGCTACTAGGCTGCGCCGCGCCGACCGGCCTCGGCGCGGTGTTCAATACCGCCGCTGCGGAGCGCGGCGCAAGCGTCGTCGTCTTCGGCACCGGCGGCATCGGGCTGTGCGCCGTCGCCGCCGCCCGCATCGCCGGGCTTGGTCCGATCGTGGCAGTCGACCCGAGCGCCGATCGGTTGCAGGCCGCCGAACGGATGGGGGCCACGCAACGGATCAACCCGCGCGAACTCGGCGACGACGTCGACATCGCCGCGGCGCTGAAGAAGATCGCGCCGCAAGGGTTCGACTACGCGATCGAAGCGAGCGGTGTGCCCGACGTCATGTCGCAGGCTTTGGCGGCCGTGCGCAATCGGGGCGGCACGGCGGTGCTCGTCGGCAACGCACCGCACGGGCGCAAACTCGAAATCGATCCGAAGCAGTTCAACTTGGGAAAGCGATTGCTTGGCACCTGGGGAGGCGACAACGTGCCCGATCGCGACTTTCCTCGCTATTGCGAAATGGTCGGCGACGGTCGCTTGTCGCTTGCGCCGTTGATGGAGCATGAATACGCGCTGACGGACGTCAACCGCGCGCTCGAAGACTTGGAACGGGGAACGGTCGTGCGCCCGTTGTTGAATATGGCCGTGGCTTAG